One segment of Leuconostoc lactis DNA contains the following:
- a CDS encoding DEAD/DEAH box helicase encodes MAETANQFGQFNLKPEIIIALTKIGFTKPTPVQAKLIPAILQGKDVVGQSQTGSGKTHTFLIPIFNQLEQDRQYVQAVITTPSRELAAQITKAAKDFASQLNPDITIAEYVGGTDKLRQIKQLENNQPQIVIGTPGRIKDLVESGALKLHAVHTMVVDEADMTLDMGFLTEVDYIAGAMPKDLQTLVFSATMPEKLKPFLKKYMANPLFEAIPVSTVIADTIENWLLATKSKDKNDVIYQVLTTGNPYLALIFANTKDRAKEIASNLRGRGLKVAEIHGDIEPRERRRVMKAIQNLEFQYVVATDLAARGIDIEGVSHVINDDIPSELEFFVHRVGRTGRNGMPGLAITLYGPDEEDEVAELEALGIDFKAMQLKNGEFVPVKDRRARTQRVATTRKLDPTMVGMVKKKKKVVKPGYKRQIKSAIQRKNQMDRRIAKREEMRAVRKSNKKRGGA; translated from the coding sequence ATGGCAGAAACTGCAAACCAATTTGGACAATTTAATTTAAAACCAGAAATCATTATTGCGTTGACTAAGATTGGCTTTACCAAGCCAACCCCGGTCCAAGCAAAATTAATTCCAGCGATCTTGCAAGGTAAGGATGTCGTTGGCCAATCACAAACAGGTTCAGGGAAGACCCACACCTTTTTGATTCCCATTTTTAACCAATTAGAACAAGACCGACAATACGTACAGGCTGTTATTACAACGCCTTCACGTGAATTGGCTGCTCAAATTACAAAAGCTGCCAAGGACTTTGCCTCACAGCTCAATCCCGATATTACAATCGCTGAATATGTTGGTGGCACAGATAAGCTCCGCCAAATCAAGCAATTGGAAAACAATCAACCACAAATTGTCATCGGGACACCTGGTCGGATTAAAGACTTGGTTGAATCTGGTGCTTTGAAGCTACATGCTGTGCACACAATGGTCGTCGATGAAGCGGATATGACCCTTGATATGGGCTTCTTGACAGAAGTAGATTATATCGCTGGTGCGATGCCAAAAGACTTACAAACATTGGTCTTTAGTGCCACAATGCCAGAAAAGCTCAAGCCATTCTTAAAGAAATATATGGCGAACCCGCTTTTTGAAGCGATTCCAGTCTCAACAGTCATTGCCGACACCATTGAAAATTGGTTGTTAGCCACAAAGTCAAAAGATAAGAACGATGTGATTTACCAAGTCTTAACGACTGGGAACCCTTATTTAGCACTGATCTTTGCTAATACCAAGGATCGTGCCAAAGAAATCGCTTCTAATTTGCGTGGTCGTGGGTTGAAGGTTGCTGAAATTCATGGTGATATTGAACCACGTGAACGTCGTCGTGTGATGAAGGCGATTCAAAACTTAGAATTCCAATACGTTGTCGCAACCGACTTGGCGGCGCGTGGGATTGATATTGAAGGGGTTTCTCACGTCATTAACGATGATATTCCATCAGAACTGGAATTCTTCGTTCATCGTGTTGGCCGAACAGGTCGTAATGGCATGCCTGGTCTGGCGATTACGTTGTATGGTCCAGATGAAGAAGACGAAGTAGCAGAGCTTGAAGCTTTGGGCATTGATTTCAAGGCAATGCAGTTGAAAAACGGGGAATTCGTGCCGGTAAAAGATCGCCGTGCGCGAACACAACGTGTCGCAACCACAAGAAAGCTTGACCCAACGATGGTGGGGATGGTTAAAAAGAAGAAAAAGGTCGTGAAGCCTGGCTATAAGCGTCAAATCAAGTCAGCTATTCAACGGAAAAACCAAATGGATCGTCGTATTGCCAAGCGTGAAGAAATGCGTGCAGTACGTAAGTCAAACAAAAAGCGCGGTGGCGCCTAA
- a CDS encoding PTS sugar transporter subunit IIC, which produces MRYFLVNVAQRWETKLWQMTAFQSIKTALHQSLPIIVIDIYLRLSVKLILSPNALFVKLFKLDAQLFKPLFDTILVLLPMADAAVVLIYVIALTYQYLAAKSYQNTSLPSITNCLAVFLFFGDKNQFPVFNVNQYFVVTLIVLLSSYSYTRYAIHIKHHPNPYSLPYLIWAGIIIILGLFLHQLFRQQLFEFFLSDIWTHRFFATFLGLIIITITAPILYLLGVALPPELTAPSSNMYGVDRNLTTYLTTAHGALPVPENVYSIYGAFTLFGGVGNALAICLALLFAASKQQRRLARISWFPTLFDNSYLLFVGVPLYLNPLIFIPMILVNLMSLAISFIAITTHFIQPIVFVAPDSLPNLLLPTVASTTPIRSLLITVIILIGSVLIYRPFLSHLTLEVPGEK; this is translated from the coding sequence ATGCGCTATTTTCTAGTCAATGTGGCACAACGTTGGGAAACAAAATTATGGCAAATGACTGCTTTTCAAAGCATCAAAACAGCATTACATCAATCACTACCAATTATTGTTATTGATATTTATTTACGATTATCAGTCAAGCTTATTCTATCGCCCAATGCGCTATTCGTCAAATTATTTAAACTGGACGCTCAGCTATTCAAGCCACTTTTTGATACTATATTGGTATTGTTACCGATGGCAGATGCAGCGGTCGTCTTAATTTACGTCATTGCGCTGACCTATCAGTACCTGGCCGCTAAATCTTATCAAAACACCAGCCTGCCTTCAATCACCAACTGTTTGGCGGTTTTCTTATTTTTTGGCGATAAAAATCAATTTCCTGTCTTTAACGTCAACCAATACTTTGTTGTGACCTTGATTGTTTTATTGAGTAGCTACTCTTACACACGCTATGCCATTCATATTAAGCATCATCCCAATCCCTACAGTTTGCCTTATCTCATTTGGGCAGGCATTATCATTATCCTAGGCCTATTTTTACACCAGCTTTTCCGGCAACAACTCTTTGAGTTCTTTTTATCCGATATTTGGACGCATCGCTTCTTTGCCACGTTCTTAGGCCTAATCATTATTACAATTACGGCACCGATTCTTTATCTATTGGGTGTGGCGTTACCACCAGAACTTACCGCCCCCTCGTCAAACATGTATGGTGTTGATCGCAATCTCACCACCTATCTCACCACTGCACACGGTGCCTTACCTGTGCCGGAAAACGTGTATAGTATTTATGGCGCTTTTACATTATTTGGTGGGGTTGGTAATGCACTGGCCATCTGTCTTGCCTTATTATTTGCTGCTTCCAAGCAACAACGTCGTCTGGCTAGAATTTCTTGGTTCCCAACGTTATTTGATAACAGTTACCTGCTTTTTGTGGGCGTACCGCTCTATTTGAACCCCCTTATTTTTATCCCGATGATTTTAGTCAATCTGATGAGCCTGGCCATTAGTTTTATTGCCATCACAACCCATTTTATTCAACCAATTGTCTTTGTGGCACCTGACAGTTTGCCTAATCTACTACTGCCAACGGTTGCTAGTACCACGCCAATTCGTTCACTCTTGATTACTGTGATCATTTTGATTGGTTCCGTTCTTATCTATCGCCCATTCTTATCCCATCTGACTCTGGAGGTGCCCGGTGAAAAATAA
- a CDS encoding DHH family phosphoesterase — protein sequence MSAIEEQILAEIKRYDTIIIHRHQRPDPDAYGAQLGLKAILEASFPDKQIYAVGKAVQGLAWMSEDDTFMDDIPDKMYRDALVLVVDTANAPRIDDQRWPNGLEIIKIDHHPNDEPYGDWQWVEAGKSATSTMIYEFYEALKGQGLVMNAKAARLLYIGIVGDTGRFMYSMDQETFRVVSELFGYDFDYEAVLHHMSTISENAAKLSGYVLQNLTILPSGFAYVVLTKALLEQFDLQDSGTAFVVPLPATIDKVKAWAIFEEQDEGNYRVRLRSRTIVINKIANQFEGGGHPMASGAWAQTAEDIERLINTVNAALLE from the coding sequence ATGTCAGCAATTGAAGAACAAATATTAGCAGAAATAAAGCGATATGACACCATTATTATTCATCGCCACCAGCGCCCAGACCCTGATGCGTACGGCGCGCAGTTGGGCCTAAAGGCGATTTTAGAAGCTAGTTTTCCAGACAAGCAGATTTATGCGGTCGGGAAGGCTGTCCAAGGCTTAGCTTGGATGAGTGAAGATGACACCTTTATGGATGACATACCCGATAAAATGTATCGTGATGCGTTGGTCCTTGTGGTGGACACCGCCAACGCGCCACGGATTGATGATCAAAGATGGCCAAACGGATTAGAAATTATTAAAATCGATCATCATCCCAATGATGAACCTTACGGCGATTGGCAATGGGTTGAAGCCGGTAAATCAGCGACAAGTACGATGATTTATGAATTCTATGAAGCCCTGAAAGGCCAGGGTTTGGTCATGAACGCTAAGGCAGCCCGGTTATTATATATTGGGATTGTTGGTGATACTGGGCGTTTCATGTACAGCATGGATCAAGAAACCTTCCGCGTGGTATCAGAACTATTTGGTTATGACTTCGACTACGAAGCTGTTTTGCACCACATGTCAACGATTTCGGAAAATGCCGCTAAGTTATCGGGTTATGTGCTACAAAATCTCACGATTTTACCATCAGGGTTCGCCTATGTTGTCTTAACCAAAGCACTTTTGGAACAATTTGATTTGCAAGATTCAGGCACGGCGTTTGTTGTGCCATTGCCGGCAACCATCGATAAAGTCAAGGCTTGGGCAATTTTTGAAGAACAAGATGAAGGTAATTATCGGGTGCGGCTCCGTTCACGGACGATTGTGATTAACAAAATTGCAAACCAATTTGAGGGTGGGGGCCATCCAATGGCCTCTGGTGCCTGGGCACAAACCGCTGAAGATATTGAACGTTTGATCAACACTGTCAATGCTGCTTTACTTGAATAA
- the dltA gene encoding D-alanine--poly(phosphoribitol) ligase subunit DltA: protein MIIKNVIETIDAIATNQGDYVAYDELGQTNTYADLKAASDRLAAHITNLGLTDKAPIMVYGGQQFEMVASFLGSVKSGHAYVPVDVNSADERLLDILAIGEPALVIAVDDLPIEVTTVPVITRQQLTDILATPVDFALTQPVTGDDNFYIIFTSGTTGKPKGVQISHNNLLSFANWMLGDDFGWQTGANVLSQPPYSFDLSVMDWVPTLLSQGTLKALPKATADDFKALFHTLPTLALNKWVSTPSFADVALLNPEFNQETHPELDTFLFCGEVLTKTTAEKLLARFPQAKIFNTYGPTEATVAVTGLQITPEIMAKYDKMPIGYANADTEIIIQDLDGATLPDGETGEIVIAGPSVSKGYLNNPEKTAVAFTTIDGKQAYHTGDLATRDADGLLHYRGRTDFQIKLHGFRIELEEVAHQLQQSQWVEQAVAVPRYDADGKVKQLLAIIVPKANDFEKPILLTQAIKAELEDIMMPYMVPGRFIYRDSMPLTPNGKIDLKGLIAEVNGNA, encoded by the coding sequence ATGATCATTAAAAACGTTATTGAGACAATTGACGCCATCGCAACAAATCAGGGGGATTACGTTGCGTATGATGAATTGGGTCAAACAAATACATATGCCGATTTAAAGGCCGCATCTGATCGTTTAGCTGCGCATATTACGAACCTGGGGCTAACAGATAAGGCACCTATCATGGTTTATGGTGGGCAACAATTTGAAATGGTTGCCAGCTTCTTAGGGAGTGTTAAATCAGGACATGCTTATGTGCCAGTAGATGTGAATTCTGCTGACGAACGCTTGTTAGATATTTTGGCCATTGGGGAACCAGCCTTGGTGATTGCCGTTGATGACTTGCCAATCGAGGTGACAACTGTGCCAGTTATCACGCGTCAACAACTTACTGATATTCTGGCAACACCCGTTGACTTTGCGTTAACACAACCGGTGACAGGGGATGATAATTTCTATATTATCTTTACTTCTGGTACAACGGGTAAGCCAAAAGGGGTACAGATTTCACACAATAACCTCCTGAGCTTTGCCAACTGGATGTTGGGCGACGATTTTGGTTGGCAAACAGGGGCCAATGTCTTGTCACAACCACCTTATTCATTTGACTTGTCGGTCATGGATTGGGTGCCAACGTTGTTGTCACAGGGGACATTGAAGGCTTTGCCAAAAGCAACGGCTGATGACTTTAAGGCTTTGTTCCATACTTTGCCAACCTTAGCGTTAAATAAGTGGGTATCAACGCCATCATTTGCCGATGTGGCCTTGTTGAACCCAGAATTTAATCAAGAAACGCACCCAGAACTTGATACATTCTTATTCTGTGGTGAAGTGTTAACTAAGACTACGGCAGAAAAGCTGTTGGCGCGTTTTCCACAAGCTAAGATTTTTAATACGTATGGGCCAACTGAAGCAACGGTTGCCGTGACTGGCTTGCAAATTACGCCAGAAATTATGGCTAAGTATGACAAAATGCCAATTGGGTATGCTAACGCTGATACCGAAATTATCATTCAAGATCTTGATGGTGCAACTTTGCCTGATGGTGAAACGGGTGAAATTGTGATTGCGGGACCATCAGTGTCTAAGGGTTACTTGAACAATCCAGAAAAGACTGCGGTTGCCTTTACAACCATTGATGGCAAGCAAGCTTATCACACGGGTGATCTGGCAACGCGTGATGCTGATGGGCTATTGCATTATCGTGGTCGGACAGACTTCCAAATCAAATTACACGGTTTCCGGATTGAATTAGAAGAAGTTGCCCACCAATTGCAACAAAGCCAGTGGGTTGAACAAGCCGTGGCGGTACCTCGATATGATGCGGATGGTAAGGTCAAGCAATTGTTGGCTATTATTGTGCCAAAAGCGAACGACTTTGAAAAGCCAATCTTGTTAACGCAAGCGATTAAAGCGGAACTTGAAGATATCATGATGCCTTATATGGTGCCAGGTCGCTTCATCTACCGTGACAGCATGCCGTTAACACCTAATGGTAAGATTGACTTGAAAGGTTTGATTGCTGAGGTGAATGGTAATGCTTAA
- a CDS encoding teichoic acid D-Ala incorporation-associated protein DltX, translated as MIKRFFQRPIINFMSRTLFYFCVILILVYLYSYSGVGQGHFIYNEF; from the coding sequence TTGATTAAGCGGTTCTTTCAGCGTCCGATTATAAACTTTATGAGTCGGACGCTATTTTATTTTTGTGTTATTTTGATCCTTGTTTACCTGTATAGTTATTCAGGAGTAGGACAAGGACACTTCATCTACAACGAATTTTAA
- a CDS encoding alpha/beta hydrolase: MKNKLILITSVILLLVLGVFSQKAIAQSSDKEAKIQNSRMKPIIFVPGSSATINRFDDLFKDLNATGPVHSILKVQVNENNQLVFHGKLNPRDRQPFIVVGFQDNRDGYSNIKKQTKWLNLALNDIQNRYHFRDFSAIGHSNGGLVWTNYLEQDYAASSFNIPTLMTLGTPFNFSETSMQRRTEMLNDFIAANNQLPDNLVMYSVAGTDDYTDDGIVPVESVLAGKYIYQNKVKSYTQITVSGANAQHSSLPENPEVVNLIQTKVIKAGQRPGQK; the protein is encoded by the coding sequence GTGAAAAATAAACTCATCTTAATCACGAGCGTTATCTTACTCTTGGTGCTTGGGGTTTTTAGTCAAAAAGCGATTGCGCAATCTAGTGACAAGGAAGCCAAAATTCAAAATTCACGCATGAAACCCATTATTTTTGTCCCCGGTTCTAGTGCGACAATCAATCGATTTGACGATCTATTTAAAGACTTAAACGCAACTGGACCTGTGCACAGTATTCTTAAGGTGCAGGTGAACGAAAATAACCAACTCGTTTTCCACGGTAAACTTAATCCCAGAGATCGCCAACCTTTTATTGTTGTCGGTTTTCAAGATAACCGTGACGGCTACAGTAATATTAAAAAACAAACTAAGTGGTTAAACCTCGCGTTAAACGACATCCAGAATCGTTATCATTTCCGAGACTTTTCCGCCATTGGCCATTCCAATGGTGGTCTGGTTTGGACGAATTATTTAGAACAAGATTACGCAGCGTCATCTTTTAATATTCCGACGCTCATGACCCTTGGTACGCCGTTTAACTTCTCTGAAACTTCCATGCAACGCCGGACCGAAATGCTCAATGATTTCATTGCCGCCAATAATCAGTTGCCCGACAATTTAGTCATGTACTCAGTTGCAGGGACCGATGACTATACCGATGATGGGATTGTGCCAGTCGAAAGTGTCTTAGCTGGTAAATACATTTATCAAAACAAAGTCAAATCATACACGCAAATCACCGTTTCTGGGGCAAATGCGCAACATTCGAGTTTGCCCGAAAATCCAGAAGTCGTCAACTTGATTCAAACCAAAGTGATTAAAGCTGGCCAACGTCCTGGTCAAAAATAA
- a CDS encoding DedA family protein: MIILASNLPTVINHILSADQAFAWSKFVVMFLLIFVETAGIVTGFIPGDTILTSVGSVAGLHHNLWELLADCLVFGLASLCGDAVNYWFGGFLTRQIGRIPVLKKYISGGVIDRLAVDFHPKRWLLFIVLGRFLPFIRVAVPLLAQRLGLPFASYIKMAAFASFLWAFTITSLGYFIGHLAIPHEWLTIGLVVIAVALIIGLRSPKLRRAVLNLLVRK, translated from the coding sequence ATGATCATATTAGCTTCAAACTTACCAACTGTCATTAATCATATTCTGTCAGCAGATCAAGCCTTTGCGTGGTCAAAATTTGTCGTGATGTTTCTGCTGATTTTTGTTGAAACAGCCGGTATTGTCACGGGTTTTATTCCTGGCGATACGATTTTGACATCGGTGGGGAGTGTCGCAGGCTTACATCATAATTTGTGGGAGTTATTGGCAGATTGTCTGGTGTTTGGTTTGGCGTCACTTTGTGGTGATGCTGTGAACTATTGGTTTGGGGGCTTTTTAACCCGACAGATTGGTCGCATCCCTGTTTTAAAAAAGTATATATCGGGTGGCGTCATTGATCGGTTGGCAGTTGATTTCCATCCCAAACGGTGGTTATTGTTTATCGTGTTAGGACGCTTTTTACCGTTTATTCGCGTGGCGGTACCGTTGTTAGCGCAACGCTTGGGATTGCCTTTTGCCAGTTATATTAAAATGGCAGCGTTTGCGAGCTTTTTATGGGCGTTTACCATTACATCACTGGGTTATTTTATCGGCCATTTGGCCATCCCGCACGAATGGCTCACGATTGGGCTGGTGGTCATAGCGGTTGCCTTGATTATTGGGTTACGCTCACCAAAGTTACGACGCGCCGTCTTGAACTTACTAGTTCGGAAATAG
- the dinB gene encoding DNA polymerase IV, whose product MTEFLLTTDTRKILHVDIDAFYAQVEMRDNPALRHQPLIISRDPAETGGRGVVTTANYVARQLGIHSAMRSAEARRLAPDGIFLTPDFAKYKAISKQIHAIFRTITPKIEPVAYDEAYLDVTDNALSGAMLAAELRHDIYKQTRLTSSVGVSYNKLLAKLGSEFNKPNGVTVITPENRLAFLDHLPIGEFRGVGEKTQAKLAALNVLDGAALRQLSRETLVAQYGKLGENLYWQARGVHFGEVKWQRQQQSVGKEETFAQFLHHDELVRAEFKKLASGMIAALKTRGLVGRTLNVKIRDEKFHTTTRAITQVEPWLLSEDLLVNTAQAIFDEVVTGPYAIRLLGLSMSNLQPSGFEEMTLF is encoded by the coding sequence ATGACAGAGTTTTTATTGACAACTGATACACGTAAAATTCTCCATGTTGATATTGATGCCTTCTATGCCCAAGTCGAAATGCGTGACAATCCGGCATTACGCCACCAGCCATTAATCATTTCGCGTGATCCAGCAGAAACTGGGGGTCGCGGGGTGGTGACGACGGCGAACTATGTCGCGCGCCAACTCGGCATTCATTCGGCCATGCGATCCGCAGAAGCACGGCGTTTAGCGCCAGACGGGATCTTTTTGACCCCGGATTTTGCCAAGTATAAAGCCATTTCTAAGCAAATTCATGCCATTTTTCGGACAATTACACCAAAAATCGAGCCGGTGGCGTATGATGAGGCCTACTTAGATGTGACCGATAATGCGTTGTCGGGCGCAATGTTGGCTGCCGAGTTACGACACGATATCTATAAACAGACGCGGTTGACCAGTTCGGTGGGCGTATCGTATAACAAACTATTAGCAAAACTAGGGTCTGAATTTAATAAGCCAAACGGCGTGACGGTGATTACGCCGGAAAACCGTCTCGCTTTTTTAGATCACTTACCAATTGGTGAATTTCGCGGCGTTGGTGAGAAAACGCAAGCCAAGTTAGCAGCGCTTAACGTACTTGATGGTGCTGCATTGCGGCAATTATCACGCGAAACGTTAGTGGCGCAGTATGGTAAATTAGGTGAAAATCTTTACTGGCAGGCGCGTGGTGTCCATTTTGGTGAAGTGAAGTGGCAACGCCAACAGCAATCAGTAGGTAAAGAGGAAACTTTTGCGCAGTTTTTACACCATGATGAACTGGTACGTGCTGAATTTAAAAAGTTAGCGAGTGGTATGATTGCGGCTTTGAAGACCCGTGGTTTGGTTGGCCGGACGTTAAATGTTAAAATTCGGGATGAAAAATTCCATACCACAACCCGTGCAATCACCCAGGTAGAACCTTGGTTGCTGTCTGAAGATCTCTTGGTGAATACAGCTCAAGCTATTTTTGATGAGGTGGTGACAGGCCCGTATGCCATTCGTTTATTAGGACTGTCAATGAGTAATTTACAGCCAAGTGGTTTTGAAGAAATGACCTTGTTTTAA
- the rplS gene encoding 50S ribosomal protein L19: MRQNSILENVTSVQLRSDIPDFRAGDTVKVYAKIVEGSRERIQLFEGVVIKRKGAGIQATYTVRKISSGVGVERTFPLHSPRVDKIEVVRYGAVRRAKLYYLRALQGKAARIKERRRDV, translated from the coding sequence ATGCGTCAAAACAGTATTTTAGAAAACGTTACATCAGTACAATTGCGTTCTGACATCCCTGACTTCCGCGCTGGTGACACTGTTAAGGTGTACGCTAAGATCGTCGAAGGTTCACGTGAACGTATCCAATTGTTCGAAGGTGTTGTTATCAAGCGTAAGGGTGCTGGTATTCAAGCAACTTACACAGTGCGTAAGATCTCATCTGGTGTTGGTGTGGAACGTACATTCCCATTGCACTCACCACGTGTTGATAAGATTGAAGTTGTACGCTATGGTGCCGTTCGTCGTGCCAAGTTGTACTACCTCCGCGCTTTGCAAGGTAAGGCAGCACGTATCAAGGAACGTCGTCGCGACGTATAA
- a CDS encoding phospho-sugar mutase → MHYQETLAQWQAADLPDYLADELASYTPEQQEEAFYQNLSFGTAGMRGVLGAGTNRMNIFTVRQVTEALARYIASQGDEAKKRGVVISFDSRHFSPEFASDAAKVLSAHQIKVYLFSSLRPTPELSFAVRELGTFAGIMITASHNPKEYNGYKVYGEDGGQMVPEAVDAVVNELAGISDIFNIALDDTQTYVEVIDQAIDEKYLAAMKTVTVDPELVAKEGQSLKFVYSPLHGTGQYIGEKALQQAGFTNYTIVKEQAVIDGDFPTVAKPNPEDAAALEMAIAYAKETGADAVVATDPDADRMGAAVRLADGTFQVLTGNQIAAVLVNYLLTAKQNTGTLPDNGAIVTSIVSSRFASKIAESFGVTTADVLTGFKYIAATIDEYEATQEKTFLFGFEESFGYLVKPFAHDKDAIQALVLFAEVAAYYKSQGQTFADGLQALFDKYGYFEEKTISLDFPGVHGNDDMAKIIAKFRDHQPETIGGIAVSRVQDFSTGLETDADGQVTTLTQPKANVLKYWLADGSWVAVRPSGTEPKLKFYIGVTSDSQAASQAKIDTITADLMTYTK, encoded by the coding sequence ATGCATTATCAAGAAACTTTAGCACAGTGGCAAGCGGCAGATTTGCCTGACTATTTGGCCGATGAGCTTGCCTCATATACACCAGAGCAGCAAGAAGAAGCTTTTTATCAAAATTTGAGCTTTGGAACAGCAGGTATGCGAGGTGTTTTGGGTGCGGGAACTAACCGAATGAACATCTTTACGGTACGCCAAGTCACCGAAGCCCTAGCGCGTTATATTGCGTCACAAGGGGATGAAGCGAAAAAGCGTGGCGTTGTGATTAGCTTTGATTCACGCCATTTTTCACCTGAATTTGCATCAGATGCAGCTAAAGTTTTGTCAGCACATCAAATCAAAGTCTATCTTTTTAGCAGCTTGCGGCCAACGCCGGAACTGTCTTTTGCTGTGCGAGAATTGGGGACATTTGCTGGTATCATGATTACGGCATCACACAACCCCAAGGAATACAACGGCTATAAGGTTTACGGTGAAGACGGTGGCCAAATGGTGCCGGAAGCCGTTGATGCTGTCGTGAATGAATTGGCTGGCATCTCGGATATCTTTAATATTGCACTTGACGACACACAAACGTATGTTGAAGTGATTGATCAAGCCATTGATGAGAAATATTTAGCAGCTATGAAGACGGTCACGGTTGATCCGGAATTGGTGGCTAAAGAAGGGCAATCATTGAAGTTTGTTTACTCACCACTTCACGGCACGGGTCAATATATTGGGGAAAAGGCCTTACAACAAGCAGGCTTTACGAATTATACGATTGTGAAGGAACAGGCTGTGATTGACGGGGATTTCCCAACTGTTGCCAAGCCAAATCCAGAAGATGCAGCGGCATTAGAAATGGCTATTGCTTATGCTAAGGAAACAGGTGCCGATGCTGTCGTTGCCACAGATCCCGATGCTGATCGCATGGGCGCTGCGGTTCGTTTAGCCGATGGCACCTTCCAAGTTTTGACTGGGAACCAAATTGCCGCTGTTTTGGTGAATTATTTGTTAACGGCCAAGCAAAACACCGGCACATTGCCAGATAATGGGGCAATTGTGACGTCAATCGTGTCATCACGTTTCGCTTCAAAGATTGCCGAAAGCTTTGGCGTAACGACAGCTGATGTGTTGACTGGCTTTAAGTACATCGCGGCAACCATTGATGAATATGAAGCAACGCAAGAAAAGACGTTCTTATTTGGCTTTGAAGAGAGTTTTGGCTATCTGGTTAAGCCTTTTGCTCACGATAAAGATGCCATTCAAGCCCTCGTGTTGTTTGCAGAAGTAGCGGCCTACTATAAGTCTCAAGGGCAAACATTTGCGGATGGGTTGCAAGCCTTGTTTGACAAGTACGGCTATTTTGAAGAAAAGACCATTAGTTTGGACTTCCCAGGTGTGCATGGAAATGACGATATGGCAAAAATTATTGCCAAGTTCCGTGATCATCAACCTGAAACGATTGGGGGGATTGCTGTTAGCCGCGTGCAAGACTTCTCAACTGGTCTAGAAACTGATGCTGACGGCCAGGTTACAACATTGACACAGCCAAAAGCCAATGTCTTGAAATATTGGTTAGCTGACGGCTCATGGGTGGCTGTACGCCCATCAGGAACTGAACCAAAGTTGAAGTTCTATATTGGGGTCACTTCTGATTCACAAGCCGCTTCACAAGCAAAAATTGACACGATCACAGCAGATTTGATGACTTATACAAAATAG